The proteins below are encoded in one region of Brachyspira intermedia PWS/A:
- a CDS encoding DUF4416 family protein — protein sequence MSKVLKQSKAVLVTALMYNNINIYNSVLEKLVNNFGEIEVISDEYLFSHSAYYKEEMGESLNKRFIVFKNMIERDYISDVKKITDSIEKEYSDENNNRKINIDPAILTLENFILVTNKNFTHRIYLKDGVFADLTLIYKKKKDILNWNGLMQIIQAMKQKSF from the coding sequence ATGAGTAAAGTATTGAAACAATCAAAAGCAGTTCTAGTTACTGCATTAATGTATAATAATATAAATATATATAATTCTGTTTTAGAAAAACTTGTTAATAATTTTGGTGAAATCGAAGTTATTAGTGATGAATATTTATTTTCACATTCTGCTTATTATAAAGAAGAGATGGGAGAATCTTTAAATAAAAGGTTTATAGTTTTTAAAAATATGATAGAAAGAGATTATATAAGCGATGTAAAAAAAATAACTGACAGTATAGAAAAAGAATATTCAGATGAAAATAATAATAGAAAAATTAATATAGACCCTGCCATACTAACATTAGAAAATTTTATTCTAGTTACAAATAAAAATTTCACACATAGAATATATTTAAAAGACGGAGTATTTGCAGATTTAACTCTTATATACAAAAAGAAAAAGGATATACTGAATTGGAATGGACTTATGCAGATTATTCAAGCGATGAAACAAAAAAGTTTTTAA
- a CDS encoding GAF domain-containing SpoIIE family protein phosphatase, with translation MDIYDIVDDPEKQLEVFSGIIKRMNASNDHDETLITIISEIKTIMYTDSILLYLVDQELYNLHYEMSIGPLGSKFFGNIIDCEKPLAVRAYTTSCSLYSNDPQEDSAFIPMKEILGEDLKNILFVPLKVRKKNIGSLFLINKKNGKFIEKDTVVMSLFANLVSLALVNKMVYDRAQSRAYEVGALYQMSISINKCETIEEILNDNISIVCEAFEVHRVSVILKENGVFKFKAGIGIDENVLKYGVVTVDDNVLAEVLRTGKPVYSIDVDRDIRFRPNKNLRYTRNSFMVAPIVGKDEIIGFLSATERNINKAFNLSNLSLLEMLAQQIGENYMHVLLSEESKIKESLTEEINFTEQLQKSVLPKEFPSDGLFDIAAVSIPSKNVGGDFYDYIKISDTKYALVIADVSGKGLGAGFFMTMTRSILRVYFSEMDDPAKILESTNKHIYKDSNNGMFVTCFLLVIDTENKTITYSNAGHLSQFLIKKYSISTLDSIHELHTHGKPLGFIENATYQNKQISYSTSDTIILFTDGITETFNQSEEEYGEERLKELLKNDYDNAKELLDDIVNETISFRGKTPQFDDITLLVARLLN, from the coding sequence GTGGATATATATGATATAGTTGACGACCCGGAAAAGCAGTTGGAAGTATTTTCTGGAATTATTAAAAGAATGAATGCAAGTAATGATCATGATGAAACTTTGATTACTATTATATCTGAAATAAAAACTATAATGTATACAGATTCTATACTATTATATTTAGTAGATCAGGAATTGTATAATTTGCATTATGAAATGTCCATAGGACCTCTTGGAAGTAAATTTTTTGGAAATATTATAGATTGTGAAAAACCGCTAGCTGTAAGAGCATACACTACTTCATGCTCTTTATATTCAAATGATCCTCAGGAAGATTCTGCATTTATACCTATGAAAGAAATTTTAGGAGAGGATTTAAAAAATATATTATTTGTGCCTTTAAAAGTTAGAAAGAAAAATATAGGCTCTTTATTTTTAATAAATAAAAAGAATGGTAAATTTATAGAAAAAGATACAGTTGTAATGTCTTTATTTGCTAATCTTGTATCTTTGGCTTTAGTTAATAAAATGGTATATGACAGAGCACAATCCCGAGCTTATGAGGTTGGTGCTTTATATCAGATGTCAATATCTATCAATAAATGTGAAACTATAGAAGAAATACTCAATGATAATATAAGTATAGTTTGCGAGGCATTTGAGGTACATAGAGTATCTGTTATTTTAAAAGAGAATGGTGTTTTCAAATTCAAAGCAGGTATTGGTATTGATGAAAATGTACTTAAATATGGTGTTGTAACTGTTGATGACAATGTACTTGCTGAGGTGCTTCGTACAGGTAAGCCTGTTTATTCTATTGATGTAGATAGAGATATTAGATTCAGACCTAATAAAAATCTTAGATATACTAGAAATAGTTTTATGGTTGCTCCTATAGTTGGAAAAGATGAGATTATAGGTTTTCTTTCTGCTACAGAGAGAAATATAAACAAAGCATTTAATTTAAGTAATTTATCACTTTTAGAAATGCTTGCTCAGCAGATAGGTGAAAATTATATGCATGTACTTTTATCTGAAGAGTCAAAAATAAAAGAATCTTTAACAGAGGAAATTAACTTTACAGAACAGCTTCAAAAAAGCGTACTTCCTAAAGAATTCCCAAGTGATGGATTATTTGATATTGCTGCTGTAAGTATACCTAGTAAGAATGTAGGCGGTGATTTTTACGATTATATAAAGATAAGCGATACTAAATATGCTCTTGTTATTGCGGATGTATCAGGTAAAGGTTTAGGCGCCGGATTTTTTATGACTATGACTCGTTCTATTTTAAGAGTGTATTTTTCTGAAATGGACGATCCTGCTAAAATATTAGAATCAACTAATAAACATATATACAAAGATTCTAATAATGGTATGTTTGTTACTTGTTTTCTTCTTGTTATTGATACAGAAAATAAAACTATTACATATTCTAATGCAGGACATTTATCTCAATTTTTAATAAAGAAATATTCTATTAGTACTTTAGATTCTATACATGAATTGCATACTCATGGAAAGCCTTTAGGTTTTATTGAAAATGCTACTTATCAGAATAAGCAAATTTCTTATTCTACTTCTGATACTATTATATTATTCACAGACGGAATAACAGAAACTTTCAATCAATCTGAAGAAGAGTATGGTGAAGAAAGATTAAAAGAACTTCTTAAAAATGATTATGATAATGCTAAAGAACTTTTAGATGATATAGTCAATGAAACAATTTCATTCAGAGGAAAAACTCCTCAATTTGATGATATTACTCTTTTAGTTGCAAGATTATTAAATTAA
- a CDS encoding flavodoxin — MKALIAYYSHSSNTKKLAEFIGKVIKSEFANAEIDFFYTEPEKPYSSSYNTVLNEAKRDINSNIKPKLKNNIKSIDDYDVIFIGSPNWWNTIALPVNTFLNSFDFSNKIIMPFCTHGGGGSGSIKRDIEKESKSKQVSKILSVYGSSASSAENEIKKWIKDIFVKIK, encoded by the coding sequence ATGAAAGCATTAATAGCATATTATTCACATTCATCAAACACTAAAAAACTTGCTGAGTTCATAGGAAAAGTTATAAAATCAGAATTTGCAAATGCTGAAATAGACTTTTTTTATACAGAACCAGAAAAGCCATATTCATCAAGTTATAACACAGTTTTAAACGAAGCTAAAAGAGATATAAACAGTAATATAAAACCGAAATTAAAAAACAATATAAAAAGCATAGATGATTATGATGTTATATTTATAGGAAGCCCAAACTGGTGGAATACAATTGCACTTCCTGTAAATACATTTTTAAATAGTTTTGATTTTTCTAATAAAATAATAATGCCTTTCTGTACTCATGGAGGCGGAGGTTCTGGAAGCATTAAAAGAGATATAGAAAAAGAATCAAAATCTAAACAAGTATCTAAAATATTAAGTGTATACGGAAGTTCTGCCTCAAGTGCTGAAAATGAAATAAAGAAATGGATCAAAGATATATTTGTAAAAATAAAATAA